One Thalassotalea atypica DNA window includes the following coding sequences:
- a CDS encoding winged helix-turn-helix domain-containing protein, with product MEIHQSFSIGKNHILMDEAAIQIDQQDKQSVQPKFLEVLAYLAKEYPRVIPRDELIKHIWNENEYVGEKALTNAIWHLRQKLACEVEQEEVIETIRKVGYRLLIAPTWHQQCTSHFQSETDNTNSTSVWLGLYPKIITLFFISCIVIILWQQFKTEPTQAPFKRAAQVTTKPGTEMFPSISADGRWLAYQWSPNQGDSNLYLKDTAQPNLDARQLTFDSAKEGHSVWNSTGDVLFFARKDGTKNSCKVVSLQVNTNQETILANCPIAGGYYYIDITSDDSMLAFHGNDDQADDSGIYFLDLTKENSEPVRFSCRSNCGYKDRDFAFSPDGQFIAVTRRVSRFNENIFLVNIESKAAEQLTFGEEDIVGLDWLADQQHLVYATQRADVRNGYVVNIDDKVVSELHIEGFSYPSVATQTNSVLFHQRKENYLIATYPLATDIASMPVPLMQSAFSHVYPDYSAINKKIVYVSNETGFYELWSASVDGSNPKQLTNLKRTIRYPKWSHQGDKVAFLAPSINENDEKLFVLDVATGRVEQVPSSFEKFNRPTWSLDDQSLISAVYQKDHVDLYQIEIETGNFQRVTFDSARYGIVTSDGELLYTKLENGLWRKEIASKQSGIMAIPATKFNTIYGWRYFDSQVFYSYKKAGSYHLNKYDLFNQNVTQLLKLPKRSFSSSSGMSVMVENNALLFNMSAYPQADIKIIENLKVSELVH from the coding sequence ATGGAAATCCACCAATCATTTTCTATTGGTAAAAACCATATTTTGATGGATGAAGCCGCGATTCAAATTGACCAGCAAGACAAACAATCGGTTCAACCCAAATTCCTTGAGGTACTTGCGTACTTAGCCAAAGAATATCCTCGCGTTATCCCTCGAGATGAATTGATCAAGCACATATGGAATGAAAATGAATATGTTGGGGAAAAAGCATTAACCAACGCCATTTGGCACTTGCGTCAAAAGCTAGCGTGTGAAGTTGAGCAAGAAGAGGTGATAGAAACCATAAGAAAGGTGGGTTATCGCTTGTTAATTGCCCCTACATGGCACCAGCAATGTACTTCACATTTCCAGTCGGAAACTGATAATACAAATTCAACCTCTGTTTGGTTGGGCCTTTACCCCAAAATTATTACGTTATTTTTTATCAGCTGTATTGTTATTATTTTGTGGCAACAGTTTAAGACAGAGCCAACACAAGCACCATTTAAACGTGCAGCTCAAGTAACTACTAAGCCGGGAACTGAAATGTTTCCTTCTATCTCTGCTGATGGGCGTTGGTTAGCTTACCAATGGTCACCAAATCAAGGAGACAGTAATTTATACCTCAAAGATACTGCTCAACCAAATTTAGACGCAAGACAGCTTACGTTTGATAGCGCGAAAGAGGGGCATTCGGTGTGGAATAGCACAGGTGATGTTTTGTTTTTTGCCAGAAAGGACGGTACTAAAAATAGTTGTAAAGTAGTGAGCCTGCAAGTGAATACGAATCAGGAGACCATTTTAGCAAATTGTCCTATCGCGGGAGGATATTATTATATTGATATTACCTCGGATGATTCGATGTTGGCGTTCCATGGGAATGATGACCAAGCAGATGACAGCGGCATTTACTTTCTTGATTTAACTAAGGAAAACAGTGAACCGGTAAGGTTTTCCTGTCGCTCCAATTGTGGTTACAAAGATAGAGATTTTGCGTTTTCTCCCGATGGGCAATTTATTGCGGTGACGAGGCGTGTAAGCCGCTTCAATGAAAATATATTCTTGGTCAATATAGAGTCCAAAGCGGCTGAGCAATTGACGTTTGGCGAAGAAGATATTGTTGGACTGGATTGGTTAGCAGACCAGCAACACTTGGTATACGCTACTCAACGAGCAGACGTTAGAAATGGTTATGTCGTCAATATTGACGATAAAGTTGTGAGTGAACTACATATTGAAGGCTTTAGCTACCCAAGTGTTGCGACTCAAACAAATAGCGTGTTGTTTCATCAGCGCAAAGAAAATTATTTGATTGCAACCTATCCATTGGCAACAGATATCGCAAGTATGCCGGTCCCTTTGATGCAATCAGCATTTAGTCATGTTTATCCCGATTATTCTGCTATCAATAAAAAGATTGTTTATGTGTCTAATGAAACAGGGTTTTATGAACTGTGGTCGGCGAGTGTAGACGGCAGTAATCCTAAGCAACTAACCAATTTAAAACGTACTATTCGTTACCCTAAATGGTCTCACCAGGGAGACAAGGTGGCGTTTTTGGCTCCGTCAATCAATGAAAATGATGAAAAACTGTTCGTGCTTGATGTTGCAACTGGGAGGGTAGAACAAGTTCCTTCATCATTTGAAAAGTTTAATCGACCGACTTGGTCACTCGATGATCAGTCTTTGATTAGTGCGGTTTATCAGAAAGATCACGTTGACTTGTATCAAATTGAGATCGAAACGGGTAATTTTCAACGGGTAACTTTTGACAGCGCGCGCTATGGCATAGTGACATCAGACGGTGAATTGCTTTATACGAAGCTTGAAAATGGGCTTTGGCGTAAGGAAATTGCAAGTAAACAAAGCGGAATTATGGCTATTCCAGCTACAAAATTTAATACTATTTACGGCTGGAGGTATTTCGATAGCCAAGTGTTTTATAGCTATAAAAAAGCCGGCAGTTATCATTTGAATAAATACGACTTGTTCAATCAAAATGTCACACAACTATTAAAATTACCAAAGCGAAGCTTTTCCTCCAGTAGTGGTATGAGCGTGATGGTGGAAAATAATGCATTGTTATTTAACATGAGTGCCTACCCTCAAGCGGACATCAAGATAATTGAAAACCTCAAAGTCAGTGAGTTAGTTCATTAG
- a CDS encoding substrate-binding periplasmic protein: protein MMLIRSIVSLIAAIYSLVAQASPPTLHILTEHLPPYQMTVDGKVKGFATEVIRSALSHTNIDYSIKIYPWTRAYHMAINNKNSCIYSIARTPERENLFQWTQAIATTDSTLIGLRDNSGIEISTLEQAKQYKIAVIRDDVTHQLLIEKGFKEGENLYIVNNSSSLLRLLAERKAIDLIFADIMTVKYRALHDNIDPSIFTPYLNLNDKPLNFYLACSLSTPKEIVNQLNQAITTIKSKGQHQAIIEQWQ, encoded by the coding sequence ATGATGTTAATTCGCAGTATAGTTTCGTTAATAGCAGCAATATATTCATTGGTTGCACAAGCGTCCCCTCCTACTTTACATATTCTGACGGAACACCTTCCTCCGTATCAAATGACCGTTGATGGAAAAGTGAAAGGCTTTGCCACTGAAGTGATAAGAAGCGCTTTGTCCCATACAAATATTGATTATTCAATCAAAATTTATCCATGGACAAGGGCCTATCATATGGCGATCAATAACAAAAATAGTTGTATTTATTCAATAGCTAGAACACCCGAAAGAGAAAACCTATTTCAATGGACGCAAGCCATTGCGACCACTGACTCAACATTGATTGGTTTACGTGACAACAGTGGCATTGAGATCAGCACACTTGAGCAAGCTAAACAGTATAAAATCGCTGTTATTCGTGATGATGTCACCCATCAACTGCTTATAGAGAAAGGCTTTAAAGAAGGCGAAAACCTGTATATTGTCAATAATTCAAGCTCTTTGCTGAGGTTGTTGGCTGAGAGAAAAGCCATTGATTTGATTTTTGCGGATATCATGACGGTTAAATATCGTGCTTTACACGACAATATTGACCCGAGTATTTTCACGCCTTACCTGAATTTAAATGACAAACCGCTAAATTTTTATTTGGCCTGTAGCTTGTCAACGCCAAAAGAGATCGTCAATCAACTAAATCAAGCAATTACCACAATCAAATCTAAAGGTCAGCATCAAGCCATAATAGAACA
- a CDS encoding substrate-binding periplasmic protein, with amino-acid sequence MPFRIILSVLMTLLSFNAVAIAEEFPLVTLVTENLPPLQYRNQNQELDGYSFDLITAAMAKSKLPYKLDVYPWARSYNLTKNKQDVCIFSIARIPERETMFHWVARLAETNTVIYGLRKSRLNIKTLDDAKNYNVAVIRDDATHLLLLKYGFEEKKNLYIVNNTESLLKLVYTKPEIDLIVADDVTIRYRAKNAGIAMSEFESLVVIENTSLNFHLACNLSTQSIILERLKHGFSAIKKDGTLEQINNKWHDDVGDAYVQ; translated from the coding sequence TTGCCATTTAGAATTATATTATCGGTCTTGATGACATTACTTTCTTTTAACGCTGTTGCTATAGCTGAAGAATTTCCCTTAGTGACATTAGTCACTGAAAACTTACCTCCACTACAATATCGCAACCAAAACCAAGAGCTGGATGGTTATTCTTTCGACTTGATCACCGCAGCAATGGCGAAAAGTAAATTGCCTTACAAGCTTGATGTATACCCTTGGGCACGCAGTTATAATTTAACTAAGAACAAGCAAGATGTATGTATATTCTCTATTGCACGCATTCCTGAACGTGAAACTATGTTTCACTGGGTTGCACGGCTCGCCGAGACCAACACAGTGATATATGGCTTGAGAAAAAGTCGGTTAAACATAAAAACTCTGGACGATGCTAAAAACTACAATGTCGCAGTTATACGTGATGATGCTACCCACCTTTTACTACTAAAATATGGGTTTGAAGAAAAAAAGAACCTCTATATCGTCAACAACACCGAATCATTACTAAAATTGGTTTACACAAAACCAGAAATAGACCTTATTGTTGCTGACGATGTAACCATAAGATATCGGGCGAAAAATGCAGGTATCGCTATGAGTGAGTTTGAGTCGTTAGTGGTCATCGAAAACACATCACTAAACTTTCATTTAGCCTGCAATTTATCTACTCAATCGATAATTTTGGAACGTCTTAAACACGGATTTTCGGCGATTAAAAAAGATGGAACACTTGAACAAATTAACAACAAATGGCACGATGATGTAGGTGATGCATATGTGCAATAA
- the rrtA gene encoding rhombosortase: MQHKSPLLVLALAFGAYFGAAGVHWFEFNRDALNDFQLWRLLTSHFYHTNLTHLLLNCFAVILLWTMHGHFYRAKTFILLFLTCALCTGVGLLLFSSLNYYVGLSGVLHGIFLWGTLKDIYAHEKTGYLLLIGVVIKLIHEQVYGASESIAQMIEANVAVDAHLYGAIGGLSFFIIQKFYNTVQTEN, encoded by the coding sequence ATGCAACACAAGTCTCCGTTATTGGTTTTAGCTTTAGCATTTGGGGCCTATTTTGGTGCCGCTGGCGTACATTGGTTCGAGTTTAACCGAGATGCATTGAATGATTTTCAGTTATGGCGGCTGTTAACCAGTCATTTCTATCATACAAACTTAACGCATTTGCTACTCAATTGCTTTGCCGTTATCTTGCTGTGGACAATGCACGGTCATTTCTATCGCGCTAAAACGTTTATATTGCTATTTTTAACTTGCGCTCTTTGTACTGGCGTAGGTTTATTATTGTTTTCTTCATTAAACTACTACGTTGGATTGTCCGGTGTGTTGCACGGGATCTTTTTATGGGGAACGTTAAAAGATATTTATGCCCATGAAAAAACGGGGTATCTATTGCTCATCGGTGTAGTGATAAAATTAATTCATGAACAAGTTTATGGCGCCAGTGAAAGTATCGCACAAATGATAGAAGCTAATGTTGCAGTAGATGCACATCTGTATGGCGCAATAGGTGGTTTAAGCTTTTTCATCATTCAAAAATTCTACAATACAGTACAAACTGAAAATTAA
- a CDS encoding tRNA-uridine aminocarboxypropyltransferase: MARNVCSHCSRPSSACICSFIAAIDNDIRVVVLQHPKEVNHTKGSLPLLEKSLSKCQVIIGESFDDNEEFLSILNAYPSSTFVLYPSEDASQIHENFGVSQPIDIKCLILLDATWKKAYKIYQLSNKLKNLPHLKLPDGFSSLYEIRKTKKSNALSTLEACCHGLSLLENQPEKYCSLLNNFVQFNQFQLSFRPSNDNDSSSK, encoded by the coding sequence GTGGCTCGTAATGTTTGTTCCCACTGTTCGCGACCAAGCTCGGCTTGTATATGTTCATTTATTGCGGCGATAGATAACGATATACGGGTGGTTGTGCTTCAACACCCTAAAGAAGTCAACCACACGAAAGGCAGTTTACCGTTACTTGAAAAATCCTTGTCCAAGTGTCAGGTTATCATTGGTGAGTCATTTGATGACAATGAGGAGTTTTTGAGTATCCTTAATGCCTATCCATCATCCACTTTTGTGCTGTATCCGAGTGAAGACGCCTCGCAGATACATGAAAATTTCGGTGTGTCTCAACCTATTGATATTAAGTGCTTAATTTTACTTGATGCCACATGGAAAAAAGCATACAAAATATATCAGTTGTCTAATAAACTTAAAAACCTACCGCACCTGAAGTTGCCTGATGGGTTTTCGAGCTTGTATGAAATCAGGAAGACCAAAAAGTCTAACGCATTATCAACCCTTGAAGCCTGTTGTCATGGGTTAAGTTTGCTGGAAAATCAGCCAGAAAAATACTGCTCGCTGCTAAATAACTTCGTGCAATTTAATCAATTTCAGTTATCGTTTAGACCATCAAATGATAATGACTCATCATCGAAATAA
- a CDS encoding metallophosphoesterase has protein sequence MNLITWPKVVIAVVILSLQLTIKAEGDFQLLVDDGPYIDIQQTQYVAHWLCKNKRYTQPFSVNESITSKHCSLPSVNVHSLMQNNISYSGDFSVAAMSDFHGQYQLTLDILRNSNIIDQNNNWAFGNGHFVITGDIFDRGDKVTELLWFVYHLEKQAELAGGKVHLLLGNHEVMVLNGDLRYLHPKYQKVSELLNRPFEQLFTPNTVLGQWLRNKPVLVKINDMLFAHGGFHPNLAKEARSLEDINNVFKQSLVKRELATPRSGWAKQLHETNGPIWYRGYFKDNGANEQEIDLLLKHFDIDHIIVGHTSFAQIETRFQGKVIAIDSSIKKGKYGELLLIDNRQMYRITKAGQRQPLQQ, from the coding sequence ATGAATCTAATTACATGGCCAAAAGTGGTCATTGCTGTTGTCATTTTGTCACTGCAATTAACTATTAAGGCAGAAGGTGACTTTCAGTTACTCGTTGATGATGGTCCCTATATCGACATTCAGCAAACGCAATATGTTGCCCACTGGTTGTGCAAAAACAAACGATACACTCAGCCTTTTTCAGTCAATGAATCAATAACCTCAAAGCACTGTTCACTGCCAAGCGTTAATGTCCACTCATTAATGCAAAACAACATCAGCTATTCAGGCGATTTTAGCGTCGCAGCCATGAGCGACTTTCATGGGCAGTACCAACTGACCTTAGATATTTTACGTAACAGTAATATTATTGATCAAAATAATAACTGGGCCTTTGGCAACGGACATTTTGTAATTACTGGAGATATTTTTGATCGCGGCGATAAAGTAACGGAATTACTGTGGTTTGTTTACCACTTAGAAAAACAAGCAGAGCTGGCGGGAGGCAAAGTACATTTATTACTGGGCAATCATGAAGTCATGGTACTCAACGGTGATTTACGTTATTTGCATCCAAAATATCAAAAAGTCAGTGAGTTACTGAACCGTCCTTTTGAGCAATTATTTACTCCCAATACCGTACTCGGACAATGGCTTAGAAATAAGCCCGTGCTCGTGAAAATTAACGACATGTTGTTTGCACACGGAGGATTTCATCCCAATCTTGCAAAGGAAGCTCGTTCATTAGAAGACATCAACAACGTGTTTAAGCAATCATTAGTTAAACGCGAGCTTGCAACCCCTAGAAGTGGCTGGGCTAAACAGTTGCACGAGACCAATGGACCTATTTGGTATCGCGGATACTTTAAAGATAATGGTGCAAACGAGCAGGAAATAGACTTATTGCTCAAGCATTTTGACATCGACCACATTATTGTTGGACATACCTCGTTTGCTCAAATAGAAACTCGATTCCAAGGAAAAGTCATCGCCATTGACTCGAGCATCAAAAAAGGTAAATACGGTGAACTATTACTCATTGATAACAGACAAATGTACAGAATAACCAAGGCGGGCCAGAGGCAACCTTTGCAGCAGTGA
- the ggt gene encoding gamma-glutamyltransferase, translating into MLSILKQGVIVVSLMAVAPLSLALPTNSAQENNKKNSIVRETREPEAATGFNRKQVVTGEEYMVAAANPYASAAGFNMLQQGGSAIDAAIAVQLVLTLVEPQSSGIGGGAFILHWNEKKQLLETFDGRETAPKAATSEMFLDDNKKPVRWIDAVVGGRSVGVPGVLHAFKTVHDKYGKLPWAVLFEDAIKLADQGFIVSPRLEKLVGMKFNPGISQLPTIANYFFPNGQAIKAGEKLVNKDLARVYRSIATDGVDAFYKGWIAKDIVNAVQNASIEPGKLSLEDMANYHTRQRDPVCGPYKKYNVCGMAPPSSGGVAVVQMLAQLERFNIGQYGPSDLETVHLFTQSSRLAFADRNRYIADSDFVTVPTDGLLSSSYLNQRSQLINLKTDMGKAQAGQVGQIAYADDNAFELPSTSHISIVDSEGNAISMTTSVEMAFGSAVMVNGFILNNQLTDFSLAPKRNGHDVANRVEPFKRPRSSMAPMMVFNDDGSLKLVVGSPGGSRIINYVAQTMLAVLDHNLNPQQAINLPKVTNRNNVTTLEKGTSITGLKSALEAKGHQVIIRDLNSGVHAIEIENGMLFGGADPRREGQVLAK; encoded by the coding sequence ATGCTAAGTATATTAAAGCAAGGTGTCATCGTAGTTTCACTTATGGCGGTCGCGCCACTTTCATTGGCCTTGCCAACAAATTCAGCGCAAGAAAATAACAAAAAAAACAGTATTGTTAGAGAAACCAGAGAACCAGAAGCGGCAACAGGTTTTAACCGCAAGCAAGTAGTTACGGGTGAAGAATACATGGTGGCAGCGGCCAATCCATACGCCAGTGCCGCGGGTTTTAATATGCTCCAACAAGGTGGCAGTGCAATTGACGCCGCGATTGCTGTGCAACTGGTATTAACGCTGGTTGAGCCTCAATCTTCTGGTATTGGTGGTGGCGCTTTTATTCTGCATTGGAATGAAAAAAAGCAGTTACTGGAAACCTTTGATGGCCGAGAGACTGCACCCAAGGCCGCTACCTCAGAGATGTTTTTAGATGATAATAAAAAACCTGTGCGCTGGATTGACGCTGTTGTGGGGGGGCGTTCAGTTGGTGTACCGGGCGTGTTGCATGCCTTTAAAACGGTGCATGATAAATACGGTAAATTGCCATGGGCAGTGCTGTTTGAAGATGCCATCAAGTTGGCGGATCAAGGCTTTATTGTATCTCCACGTTTAGAAAAACTTGTTGGGATGAAATTTAACCCCGGCATTAGCCAGCTACCGACAATAGCAAATTACTTTTTTCCCAATGGACAGGCAATTAAAGCTGGCGAAAAGCTAGTTAATAAAGATCTTGCTAGAGTGTATCGCAGTATAGCTACCGATGGGGTTGACGCTTTTTACAAAGGTTGGATAGCGAAAGATATTGTCAATGCCGTACAAAATGCCTCAATTGAACCAGGTAAATTATCGCTTGAAGATATGGCTAACTACCACACACGTCAACGTGATCCAGTTTGTGGTCCTTATAAAAAGTATAATGTTTGTGGCATGGCGCCGCCTAGCTCTGGTGGCGTTGCTGTTGTACAAATGTTGGCGCAGCTTGAACGATTCAATATAGGACAGTACGGGCCAAGCGACCTTGAAACAGTTCATTTATTTACCCAAAGCTCACGTTTAGCTTTTGCTGATCGTAACCGTTATATTGCAGACAGTGACTTTGTTACCGTGCCTACCGATGGCTTGCTTAGTTCAAGTTATCTAAATCAAAGATCGCAGCTTATTAATCTCAAAACCGACATGGGCAAAGCGCAAGCTGGTCAAGTAGGGCAGATTGCATATGCGGATGACAATGCTTTTGAACTTCCGTCAACCAGTCATATTTCTATTGTTGATAGTGAAGGAAATGCTATCTCGATGACCACGAGTGTTGAAATGGCGTTTGGCTCTGCCGTTATGGTTAATGGCTTCATTCTAAATAATCAATTGACTGATTTTTCTTTAGCACCAAAACGAAATGGTCACGATGTGGCTAATCGTGTTGAACCATTTAAACGTCCAAGAAGTTCAATGGCGCCGATGATGGTTTTTAATGACGATGGTAGTCTTAAATTGGTCGTTGGATCTCCGGGCGGCTCAAGGATTATTAATTATGTGGCGCAAACTATGTTGGCAGTGCTTGATCATAATTTGAATCCGCAGCAGGCGATTAACTTACCTAAAGTGACTAATCGAAACAATGTTACAACATTGGAAAAAGGCACGTCGATTACGGGGTTAAAATCAGCACTTGAAGCTAAAGGGCATCAAGTGATAATTAGGGATCTAAACAGTGGTGTACATGCGATTGAAATAGAAAATGGCATGTTATTCGGCGGCGCAGATCCACGAAGAGAAGGGCAAGTGCTAGCTAAGTAA
- a CDS encoding TonB-dependent receptor domain-containing protein: protein MNKNLITLAILSTSSLFSTQSWANAAIEKEINTNQSNVEPSVEKDETEKIIITGSRLRRDSFSVATPLVTVNNEAIEDAGLGSLAAVLVEEIPALSEYTSNTNSQSAVSATGLSTINLRNLGADRTLTLIDGRRVVSNSYSGNYVSLSTIPSGMVKKVEVISGGASATYGSDAIAGVVNIITQQDKEGFEFKVRGGETTNGGGEEFTLDLNYGSEFDDGRGYFYFSSTYDEQKEIAFNDRDRALLETDFDYDDELMCNTNGTMSGDQCVRDITTDDWRYRSDGTLGGVFVETSSTKPDSGFWYDGQTLRDDWHEERYGINSRQWDKLRVPEDSLSTAFKVNYELADNLDASFQIQYSNNQSENIKSPEDEYEGTVVLVIDPVTGETSRVKSSKIPIENPFVPAEILAATSSDIKWDRRMGEVGNVITDNERETIRTWAGLQGTLFDDEWDWDLSVGYGKFTQDQTRKNEINVLKLKQALNAEYAADGTTIQCADAEARADGCVPINLFGQGSITDDMAGYIRSNPTINTEIEQINVLGYIAGDLFTMPAGPVAAVFGAEYRKDKQNLSVSDEQQYGGITFNLVPAFKGEIDVKEVFAEFAFPLLVDAPMAKSLVAEASLRLADYSHENIDIMESYKIGLIWQPVEGYMFRANYARAQRAPNITELLSPPRGDYDSFNDICAGVSATSTAEGHDNCRLEPTIAALINADGNFVFEDENNGYGPNAGNDQLKEETGDTYTFGITMAPSFIDGLQIAIDYYDITVEGAIEEIDNPEIINQCYNSSSPWGAGNEFCEVITRDDEGQIIEIMQRLYNVGELATSGYDIAIAYSHDLGDYGNLAFKADMTHVIEHTKTYTGNDGEETLDYNGELDGGTFEDTASASIVWSTDAWRVRWSTKYKSEIVDSHERVAEHKEMFADNAARCAAGKASCVSDPETPNYLYYGSYIKHNVSASYSMDWNDSEIRFFGGVNNVFDQDKFVPRTGNVAEKGIGNYDSKYGGGVGRFVYVGTEVKF from the coding sequence ATGAATAAGAATTTAATCACGTTGGCAATACTGAGTACTTCAAGTCTATTTAGTACTCAGTCATGGGCTAATGCCGCCATAGAAAAAGAAATTAACACTAATCAAAGTAATGTAGAGCCGTCTGTGGAAAAGGACGAAACTGAAAAAATTATTATTACCGGCTCACGCCTACGCCGAGACAGTTTCAGTGTCGCAACACCACTGGTAACCGTAAACAACGAAGCTATTGAAGATGCTGGTTTAGGTTCTTTGGCTGCTGTACTTGTTGAAGAGATCCCCGCCCTGTCTGAGTATACCAGTAATACCAACAGCCAATCAGCGGTGTCTGCAACTGGCTTATCAACAATTAATTTACGTAACTTAGGCGCAGATCGCACATTAACGTTAATTGATGGTCGCCGTGTTGTATCAAACAGCTATAGCGGTAATTACGTCAGTTTATCAACGATACCGTCAGGTATGGTTAAAAAAGTCGAGGTGATCAGTGGCGGCGCATCTGCAACTTATGGCTCTGATGCCATTGCCGGTGTTGTAAACATCATCACGCAGCAAGATAAAGAAGGGTTTGAATTTAAAGTTCGCGGCGGGGAAACCACCAATGGCGGCGGCGAGGAATTCACGTTGGATCTAAACTATGGCTCAGAATTTGATGATGGCAGAGGCTATTTCTATTTCAGTAGCACATATGATGAGCAAAAAGAAATTGCTTTTAACGATCGCGATCGAGCCTTATTAGAAACTGATTTCGATTATGACGACGAGCTGATGTGCAATACCAATGGCACCATGAGTGGCGACCAATGTGTTCGAGATATCACCACCGATGACTGGCGATATCGTTCAGACGGAACCTTAGGTGGTGTATTTGTTGAAACCAGTAGTACTAAACCAGACTCTGGTTTTTGGTATGACGGTCAAACATTAAGAGATGATTGGCACGAAGAGCGTTACGGGATTAACTCCAGACAATGGGATAAATTACGTGTACCTGAAGATTCGCTGTCTACAGCATTTAAAGTAAACTACGAATTGGCAGATAACCTTGATGCAAGTTTTCAAATTCAATATTCAAATAACCAATCTGAAAACATAAAATCTCCAGAAGATGAATATGAAGGCACAGTTGTCTTGGTCATTGACCCTGTGACGGGGGAAACCAGCCGCGTTAAGAGCAGTAAAATTCCGATTGAGAATCCATTTGTTCCTGCAGAAATTTTGGCAGCAACATCCAGTGATATTAAGTGGGATAGACGCATGGGTGAAGTGGGTAATGTGATAACCGATAACGAGCGGGAAACCATCCGAACATGGGCCGGCTTGCAAGGTACTTTGTTTGACGATGAGTGGGACTGGGATTTATCAGTAGGTTACGGAAAATTTACCCAAGACCAAACCCGTAAAAATGAAATCAATGTGCTTAAGTTAAAGCAGGCATTAAACGCAGAATATGCCGCAGACGGAACAACGATACAATGTGCCGATGCAGAAGCGCGTGCCGATGGCTGTGTTCCTATCAACTTGTTTGGCCAAGGCTCGATCACCGATGACATGGCAGGCTATATTCGTTCAAATCCAACCATCAATACTGAGATTGAACAAATCAATGTGCTCGGTTATATCGCTGGCGATCTATTTACCATGCCTGCAGGACCTGTAGCCGCCGTATTCGGTGCCGAATACCGCAAAGATAAACAAAATTTATCAGTCAGCGATGAACAACAATACGGTGGAATAACCTTTAATTTAGTACCGGCATTCAAAGGTGAGATCGACGTAAAAGAAGTGTTTGCAGAATTTGCCTTTCCACTACTTGTAGACGCGCCAATGGCAAAATCTCTTGTTGCAGAAGCGTCTTTGCGCTTAGCGGATTACAGCCACGAAAATATTGATATCATGGAAAGTTATAAAATAGGCCTGATCTGGCAACCTGTCGAAGGTTATATGTTTCGTGCAAACTACGCGCGAGCTCAAAGAGCTCCAAATATTACCGAGCTATTATCGCCACCACGTGGCGACTATGACTCGTTCAATGATATTTGTGCGGGTGTAAGCGCAACATCGACTGCAGAAGGACATGATAACTGTCGCCTCGAGCCGACGATTGCTGCGTTAATAAATGCTGACGGTAATTTTGTTTTCGAGGATGAGAATAACGGATACGGACCTAATGCAGGTAATGATCAGTTAAAAGAAGAAACCGGTGATACTTACACCTTCGGTATTACCATGGCACCGAGTTTTATTGATGGCTTACAAATAGCAATTGATTATTACGACATTACCGTAGAAGGCGCTATTGAAGAAATTGATAATCCAGAAATTATCAATCAATGTTATAACTCTTCAAGCCCTTGGGGCGCAGGAAATGAGTTCTGTGAAGTGATCACGCGTGATGATGAAGGTCAAATTATTGAAATCATGCAACGTCTATACAACGTTGGTGAGCTTGCGACAAGTGGTTACGATATTGCCATCGCTTACAGTCACGATCTTGGTGATTACGGTAACTTAGCCTTCAAAGCGGACATGACTCACGTAATTGAACACACCAAAACGTATACAGGCAACGACGGAGAAGAAACCTTAGATTATAACGGTGAGCTTGACGGTGGCACATTTGAAGATACTGCCTCAGCATCAATCGTATGGTCGACGGACGCGTGGCGCGTGAGGTGGAGTACAAAATACAAGAGTGAAATTGTTGACAGCCATGAGCGCGTTGCCGAGCACAAAGAAATGTTTGCCGACAATGCCGCACGCTGCGCCGCAGGAAAAGCGAGTTGTGTTAGCGATCCTGAAACACCAAATTACTTATACTACGGCTCTTACATCAAGCATAACGTTTCCGCATCCTACTCTATGGATTGGAACGACAGCGAAATCCGATTCTTCGGTGGTGTCAATAACGTCTTTGATCAAGACAAATTTGTGCCTAGAACAGGGAACGTAGCTGAAAAAGGTATAGGTAACTATGACAGTAAATATGGCGGTGGTGTAGGCCGTTTTGTTTATGTAGGTACTGAAGTCAAGTTCTAA